The Acidobacteriota bacterium genomic interval CTGATTGTATAATAGCAATTTCTTTATCTTCTAAAAAGATAACATCTCGGGTATGATTCAGGATCGCTGCGAGATCAGATGAAAGAAAATATTCATCTTCTCCTATTCCTATTATCATTGGCGGTCCATATTTTGCTGCTATCAATTTTTTAGGGTCCTTTGGGCTTATTATTCCCAAAGCATAAACCCCTTCTAAATGATTTGAAGCCTCTATTAAGGCTTCTTCGAGTTTTCCTTTGAAATATTTTTCTATTAGATGAGCAATAACCTCTGTGTCAGTTTCAGTGATAAATTTATGACCTTCGTTTATGAGTTGATTTTTTAATTTTAAATAATTTTCAATAATTCCGTTGTGAACGACAACTATAGTTCCTGTGCAGTCCCGATGAGGATGAGCATTTTCTTCAGTTGGCCTTCCATGAGTAGCCCATCTGGTATGGCCAACACCATAGCTGCCATCTAATGGAGAGATAAGAAGATTCTCCTCTAAATCCTTTATTTTCCCCTGGACTCTTTTTATATGAAGATTTTTTCCATCTATAACAGCTATTCCTGCAGAATCATATCCTCTGTATTCTAATCTTTTAAGTCCTTCCAGAAGAAGGGGCACGATTTTCTTTTTTCCTATGTATCCAATTATTCCGCACATTTCATTATTTTTTTCTTGACCCAGTTGAGTTTATTTTTCTGTTTCTCTCTTGCTATTGCAAGAGCAAAAGGAGGAACATTTTTTGTAATGGTAGATCCGGCTCCTACATAGGATTTTTTCCCTATCTTTACAGGAGCAACCAATTCAGTGCCTGAGCCGATGAAAACGTCTGATTCTATAATAGTTTTATTTTTTTTCTTGCCGTCAAAATTGCAAGTTATTGTACCAGCTCCTATATTGACATTTTTACCGATTTCTGAATCCCCAAGATATGTTAAATGCATTGCCTTGGAACCTTCTCCGAATTTAGTGTTTTTTACTTCTACAAAATTTCCAACCCTTGCCCCTTTTTCTATCTGAGAATTCATTCTTATCCTGCAGAAAGGACCAACTGTAGAACCATTTTTTAAATTAGAATTTTGTATATAAGATGAAGTTAAAACTGTTACACTATCACCTATGATTGAATTGCTGATGTGAGTGAATGAATATATTTTGGAATTTCTGCCGATTTTAGTATTCCCTTCAATAAATGTATATGGGTATACGATTGAATCTTTTCCGATTGAGACATCCCATTCTATCCATGAAGTATTGGGGTCGATTATTGTGGTTCCATTTTTTTGTAGCTCTCTAATTTTTTCTAATCTCAGAATATCAGTAGCTCTTGAAAGTTCTTCACGATCGTTTATTCCCAGTATTTCATCTGAATTTTTGTTCATCCACACTCCAACTTTTTCACCCTTTTTTATTAAAATATCGATTATATCAGTTAGATAGTATTCTTTCTTTTTGTTTACATTGGATATTTTTTTTAAGTAAGGGAAGATTTTATTGTAGGAAAAACAATAGATTCCAGCATTAATCTCTTTTATTTTGTTTTCCTCTTCGGTTAAATCTTTTGCTTCCACTATTTTTTTTATCTCTCCGGAGCTACCCCTTACAATCCTTCCATATTCATTTGGGGATTCTAATATGGCACTCATCAAGGTGAGTGAATTTTTATTTTTTAAATGATATTTATAAAATTCTAATAGAGAACTAATTTTAATTAATGGGATATCCCCATTTATGATTATTCCATCTTCATCTTTAAATTCAATCTCGTCTTCACAACACATTATAGCATGAGCGGTTCCCAGTTGCTCATCCTGAATGATATATTTTATTTGTGGATCTGAGAACCTCTCGATTATCATTTCTTTTTTATAACCAACAATTATATAAACCTTTTTTGGTTGCAGTTTTAATATTTTCTCTATCAATACCTCTAACATTGGCTTTCCCAGTATGGGATGCAGCACTTTGGGAATGGATGATTTAAATCTTGTTCCTTTTCCTGCTGAAAGAACTAAAAAATATGGAATGCTTTTCATAGTTGTGTAATTTCTTGAAATTCCTTTAAATTGTGCAGAGGTTCAAAGTCTGGTTCGTTAATTGCAAGAGCTTTAAAGTAATCATCTCTTATGGTAGCTTTTTTAAGGAATTCTATAGAATTTTTATAATCAGAATTTTTAGCATAACATAGACTCATTATGTAGTAGCAAGTTGGATCTTTTGGCATTTTCTCGAGCGCGCGGTTGAATAATTTTATCGCTTCCTTTGTTTCTCCTTTGTTTAATTTGTATACTCCATACAAAAAAATGTCTTCGTATTTTTTTAAAGTATTTTCTTTTTTTCCTAAAAAATTATCGCATATGGAAATGTAAGAATTGGACCTTGCTACCATCTCTTTTTCTGAGAAAAATTTCTCATTAAATTCTTTAAAAAGCATTTTCGCCTTTTCATATTCTTTTTGATAAAAAGCTTTAATGGCTTTTTCCCAGAGATGGAGCACTTCCTCTCCTTTTTTAGGAAATGGCTTCTTTTTCATATATCCTCCAAATAGGTTTTAATTTTAATATAATTTTTTAAGAAGAATCAATCAAATATTTCGAGTTATATTATAGAGGGAATTTTTCCCATCTGAAAGTTCTATTAATTCAGATAGGTCAGGATTGTCTAAGATATAATTTATAAATTTTAAATGAAGGGAATGACCTCCTTTGTATATATTTATGCATCCAAGAATACTGAATTCTAAGATGCTTAAATCACCAAGAAAATCAAGAATCTTATGTCTTACAAATTCATCCTTAAACCTTAGAGGACCATTTAGAATCCCATCCTTTGTGAGAACTATTGAATTTTCTAATGAAGCACCTTTTATTATCCCTTTCTCTTCAAGAATGTCTACGTGATCTAAAAAACCGTAAGTTCGAGCTGGTGCAATTTCTGTGGCAAAGGAATCTTTTGTAACTATAATAGATTTTTCTTGATTTTCAATTAATGGATGAGAGTAAGAAATAAAGTAGTATATTTTTAAATAATCAGAGGGAAAGACTTCAATCTTTCTTCCATTTTCCTCGATTTTGAAAGGGGATTTGATTCTTAAGTATTGTCTTTTTTCAGGGAAGAATTTGATTCCAACCCTTTCAATTTCTTTTACAAAAATATAGGAACTTCCATCCATAATAGGGATTTCATTTCCATCTAGCTCGATTGTAGCATTGTCAATTCCAAGAAATTTTAGGGAAGCTAAAAGATGTTCTATCGTATAAATTTTGAACCCATTATAAACAATAATAGTGCTATGATTGGATATAGCTTTTCTCGGGTCCAATTTGAATTCAATTCCATTATGATCTTTTCGTTTAAAAGTGATTCCTCTATGGAGCTTAGATGGCTGAATTTTAAGATTAACTTTTTCTCCAGTATGAACTCCAATGCCACTCAATTCTATGCTTTCTTTTAAAGTACCTGAATATGGAAACATATATATTTTATAAGCAAAATGTATGCCAAATATCTAAGTTATTGATATATATATACATATGAAATTTTACATTCATTTCGATTTTCCAGATTAACACAATCATTGTGGAATTTTTTCCACATTAATAATTGAGAAGATGGTTGACCTCTATAAAAAAATGATAAAATTGCTATAAATAAGCTGAATTATTATAATATTATCATGTTTAAAAATAAGGTAAAAAAATTATTAGAAGAGTTAAAGGAAGGAAGGATTGATATTGAGGATGCCTATGAAGCTTTGCAATTTCTTCCTTATGAAGATATTGAATTTGCAAAAATAGATTTTCATAGAGAGATAAGAAGAGGAGTCCCTGAGGTTATCTTAGGAATCGGCAAAACTGATGATCAGATTTATAAAATAGCAAAAAAGATAATGAAGAATGGAGGCAATTTGATAATTACTAAATTGGATGAAAAAATGTATAAAAAAATAAAAAAGAAAATTCCTTATTTGAAATATAATAAATTGGCGTCAATTGCGTATTATGATAAGAATCAGGTTGAAAAAGGGAAGGGAAAAATTTTAATTCTCTCAGCTGGCACTTCAGATATTCCTGTTGCTGAAGAAGCCTATGTTACCTGTAAATTGATGGGAAACGATGTAGAAAAAGTATACGATGTGGGAGTAGCTGGAATACATAGACTTTTTGATCAGATTGAGAGGATGAGAGAAGCCAGGGTGATTATTGTAGTCGCGGGCATGGAAGGTGCTTTACCATCAGTGGTTGCAGGGTTTGTTCACTCTCCTGTAATCGCAGTACCTACAAGTCAAGGGTATGGAGCAAATTTTGGAGGTATATCTCCTTTATTGACAATGCTGAACAATTGTTCTGGCGGAATAGCAGTGGTAAATATTAACAATGGCTTTGGAGCTGGTTATTTCGCTTCCTTGATTAATCATTTATAAAAAATAGAATAGTGTGCTGTCTATTAAATTTTGTTCATTGAGTAATTTTATTTTTTTGACAGCACACTGAAGGGGTATGGGGAAGGTATCTTCCCCATGTCTGGGGGGTGCTCAGCGAAGCGTCTAAGGAGATCTTTCTCCCATAGGGAAAGTGTCATGTCACAATAATATAACAAAAGGTATTTAAGTGACATGACACTAATTTTCCCTTATTTCTCCTTTTTCTTTTAAAACTGCTCTTGCAGAAGCTAATCGAGCTATGGGTATTCTGAAAGGAGAGGCACTTACATAATCCAGACCAATAGAATGACAGATTTCAATCGAATCAGGTTCTCCTCCATGTTCTCCACAGATTCCTATTTTCAAATTCTCCCTTACTTTTTTTCCTTTTTTTACAGCAATTTCCATTAACTCCCCAACTCCATTTCTATCCAGGGATTCAAAAGGGTCTTTATCCCAGATGCCCTCCCTCAAATAATACCTTGCAAATTTTACTGAGTCATCTCTTGAAATTCCGAAAACAGTCTGAGTTAAGTCATTTGTTCCAAATGAGAAAAATTCGGCTTCTTCTGCAATTTCATCTGCAGTGATAGCTGATCTGGGTACCTCAATCATAGTTCCCACCATAAATTCTATTTTTATTTTATTTTTCTTCATTACTTCATCTGCCACTCTTTTGATTATTTCCTTTTGATCCTTTATTTCTTTTACCGAACTCACAAGGGGTATCATAATTTCTGGGGATATTTTTTCTCCCTCTTTAATTAGTTCTGCGGCTGCTTCGAAGATAGCTCTTGCCTGCATTTCAGTTATTTCTGGAAAGGTAATTCCAAGTCTGCACCCCCTGTGTCCTAACATTGGATTGAATTCATGAAGTTCCTCAACTCTTTCGAGAATTTCCTCTAATTCTTTTAACTCTTGGGTATTTACTCCTGGATTTTTAGTTTTTAGAGTTGCGATTTTGACCATTAATTCTTCTCTTTTTGGCAAAAATTCATGGAGCGGAGGATCTAATGTTCTTATAGTCACCGGAAGTCCTTTCATTTCTTTAAAAAGTCTAATGAAATCTTCTCTCTGGAATGGAAGTAATTTTTCAAGTATCTCTTTTCTTTCTTTTTCAGTTCTTGCCATTATCATCTTTTGCATGTATGGAAGCCTATCCTCACCGAAAAACATATGCTCTGTCCTGCAAAGTCCGATTCCTTCAGCACCGAATAAGATCGCCATCCTTGCATCATCTGGAGTATCAGCATTTGCCCTTACTCTAAGTCTTCTTATCTCATCTGCCCAGCTCAATAGTTTTTCAAAATATTGATAAATTTTAGATTCATGTTTACTTAATTTTCCCTTTAAAACCTGGAGAATTTCAGATTCCTTGGTGGCTATTTTACTAAGAAAAATCTCTCCTGTATTTCCATCTATTGAAATCCAGTCTCCTTCTTTTATCCTATTTCCGTTTAAATCAAAGTATTTTTCATCTTCATTTATTTTTAATTCTCCGCATCCAACAACAGCAGGCTTCCCCATTTGCCTTCCTACGACTGCGGCATGGGAAGTCATTCCTCCTCTTGCTGTTAAAAATCCCTGGGATACACTCATACCATGGATATCATCAGGGGATGTTTCCAGTCTAACAAGGATAACTTTTTCATTTTTTTGATTCCATGTAACAGCATCATCAGCATTAAAAACCGTCCTTCCAGTTGCAGCGCCAGGAGAAGCAGCGAGTCCTTTCGCCGCAGAAGGATATTTTTTCTTTTCTTCAGGGTCAAAAATAGGATGAAGAAGTTGATTCAGAGAAGGAGGGTCAACCATCGCAATTGCTTCATCTTTTTGAATTAGTCCTTCCTCTACTATATCAACTGCAATTTTGACAGATGCAAGTCCTGTTCTTTTTCCACTTCGAGTCTGGAGCAGATACAATTTATTTTCCTGGATTGTAAACTCATAGTCCTGCATATCCCTATAGTGGATTTCGAGAGTTTTTGTGATTTTTTCAAGCTCTTTAAAAACATCTGGCATTAAATTTTTTAGCTCTGATATATGTCTTGGTGTTCTTATTCCTGCTACAACATCTTCTCCCTGAGCATTTTCAAGAAACTCTCCATAAAATTCTTTCTCACCCGTTGAAGGATTTCGGGTAAAGCCAACCCCAGTTCCTGATCTTTTTCCAAAATTTCCAAAGACCATTGCTTGGATATTAACTGCTGTTCCAAGATCAGAAGAAATATTGTATATCTTGCGATAGGTTATTGCTCGAGGGTTGTTCCATGATTTAAACACAGCATTAATTGCCATCTCAAGCTGCTGGTAAACATCCTGAGGAAATTCGATATTTTTTTCTTTTTTTACAAGAATCTTGTATTTTTCAATTAATTCTTCAAATTTTTTTTCTGATAGTTCGAATTCATATTTAATTCCTTCAATATTTTTGATCTCGTTGAGAATATCTTCAAATTTTCTTTTATCAATACCAAGGACTACATTGGAGAACATGTGAATAAATCTTCTGTAACAATCAAGGGCAAATTTAAGGTTGTTTGTTTTTTGAGCGAGACCTTTCATTGTCTTATCGTTTAAACCAAGATTGAGGATTGTATCCATCATTCCAGGCATTGAATATTTTGCTCCTGACCTTACAGAGACAAGAAGAGGGTTTTTTTCGTCACCAAATCCTTTTTTTGTAACTTTTTCCAATTTTTTTAAATTTTTGTATATTTCATTTTTTATTGAATCAGGAATTTTTTCTCCATTTTTGTTAAAAATTGTACATGCCTCAGTAGAGATAGTAAATCCAGGCGGAACAGAGATACCTGCATTGGTCATTTCAGCTAACCCAGACCCCTTACCTCCCAGTATATCTTTCATCTCTTTATTACCCTCAGCTTTGCCATCAGAGAAAAAATATACGTATTTTTTCATCGGCAACCCTCCTCTGAATTTATTCTGTAATAAAGGTAGTTTCTTCTTTAAATCTATCCCAATCCACCTTGATAGAGGTTCCGTTCTCTATTTTTCCAGACAGTATTTCCATTGCCAATGGATTCTGAATAAGGTTTTGAATCGCCCTTTTTAGAGGGCGAGCACCAAATACAGGATCAAATCCTTTTTCTTTTATAATTTCTCTCATTTTTTTTGAGATTTTCAAATTAATAT includes:
- the glmU gene encoding bifunctional UDP-N-acetylglucosamine diphosphorylase/glucosamine-1-phosphate N-acetyltransferase GlmU, which codes for MKSIPYFLVLSAGKGTRFKSSIPKVLHPILGKPMLEVLIEKILKLQPKKVYIIVGYKKEMIIERFSDPQIKYIIQDEQLGTAHAIMCCEDEIEFKDEDGIIINGDIPLIKISSLLEFYKYHLKNKNSLTLMSAILESPNEYGRIVRGSSGEIKKIVEAKDLTEEENKIKEINAGIYCFSYNKIFPYLKKISNVNKKKEYYLTDIIDILIKKGEKVGVWMNKNSDEILGINDREELSRATDILRLEKIRELQKNGTTIIDPNTSWIEWDVSIGKDSIVYPYTFIEGNTKIGRNSKIYSFTHISNSIIGDSVTVLTSSYIQNSNLKNGSTVGPFCRIRMNSQIEKGARVGNFVEVKNTKFGEGSKAMHLTYLGDSEIGKNVNIGAGTITCNFDGKKKNKTIIESDVFIGSGTELVAPVKIGKKSYVGAGSTITKNVPPFALAIAREKQKNKLNWVKKKIMKCAE
- a CDS encoding CDC27 family protein, giving the protein MKKKPFPKKGEEVLHLWEKAIKAFYQKEYEKAKMLFKEFNEKFFSEKEMVARSNSYISICDNFLGKKENTLKKYEDIFLYGVYKLNKGETKEAIKLFNRALEKMPKDPTCYYIMSLCYAKNSDYKNSIEFLKKATIRDDYFKALAINEPDFEPLHNLKEFQEITQL
- the lpxC gene encoding UDP-3-O-acyl-N-acetylglucosamine deacetylase → MFPYSGTLKESIELSGIGVHTGEKVNLKIQPSKLHRGITFKRKDHNGIEFKLDPRKAISNHSTIIVYNGFKIYTIEHLLASLKFLGIDNATIELDGNEIPIMDGSSYIFVKEIERVGIKFFPEKRQYLRIKSPFKIEENGRKIEVFPSDYLKIYYFISYSHPLIENQEKSIIVTKDSFATEIAPARTYGFLDHVDILEEKGIIKGASLENSIVLTKDGILNGPLRFKDEFVRHKILDFLGDLSILEFSILGCINIYKGGHSLHLKFINYILDNPDLSELIELSDGKNSLYNITRNI
- the larB gene encoding nickel pincer cofactor biosynthesis protein LarB; amino-acid sequence: MFKNKVKKLLEELKEGRIDIEDAYEALQFLPYEDIEFAKIDFHREIRRGVPEVILGIGKTDDQIYKIAKKIMKNGGNLIITKLDEKMYKKIKKKIPYLKYNKLASIAYYDKNQVEKGKGKILILSAGTSDIPVAEEAYVTCKLMGNDVEKVYDVGVAGIHRLFDQIERMREARVIIVVAGMEGALPSVVAGFVHSPVIAVPTSQGYGANFGGISPLLTMLNNCSGGIAVVNINNGFGAGYFASLINHL
- the ppdK gene encoding pyruvate, phosphate dikinase; translation: MKKYVYFFSDGKAEGNKEMKDILGGKGSGLAEMTNAGISVPPGFTISTEACTIFNKNGEKIPDSIKNEIYKNLKKLEKVTKKGFGDEKNPLLVSVRSGAKYSMPGMMDTILNLGLNDKTMKGLAQKTNNLKFALDCYRRFIHMFSNVVLGIDKRKFEDILNEIKNIEGIKYEFELSEKKFEELIEKYKILVKKEKNIEFPQDVYQQLEMAINAVFKSWNNPRAITYRKIYNISSDLGTAVNIQAMVFGNFGKRSGTGVGFTRNPSTGEKEFYGEFLENAQGEDVVAGIRTPRHISELKNLMPDVFKELEKITKTLEIHYRDMQDYEFTIQENKLYLLQTRSGKRTGLASVKIAVDIVEEGLIQKDEAIAMVDPPSLNQLLHPIFDPEEKKKYPSAAKGLAASPGAATGRTVFNADDAVTWNQKNEKVILVRLETSPDDIHGMSVSQGFLTARGGMTSHAAVVGRQMGKPAVVGCGELKINEDEKYFDLNGNRIKEGDWISIDGNTGEIFLSKIATKESEILQVLKGKLSKHESKIYQYFEKLLSWADEIRRLRVRANADTPDDARMAILFGAEGIGLCRTEHMFFGEDRLPYMQKMIMARTEKERKEILEKLLPFQREDFIRLFKEMKGLPVTIRTLDPPLHEFLPKREELMVKIATLKTKNPGVNTQELKELEEILERVEELHEFNPMLGHRGCRLGITFPEITEMQARAIFEAAAELIKEGEKISPEIMIPLVSSVKEIKDQKEIIKRVADEVMKKNKIKIEFMVGTMIEVPRSAITADEIAEEAEFFSFGTNDLTQTVFGISRDDSVKFARYYLREGIWDKDPFESLDRNGVGELMEIAVKKGKKVRENLKIGICGEHGGEPDSIEICHSIGLDYVSASPFRIPIARLASARAVLKEKGEIREN